One Aquisediminimonas profunda genomic region harbors:
- a CDS encoding cupin domain-containing protein: MKGFIDDIEAQTEGNHDFRRVLYTGKHIQLVLMTLAPGEEIGEEVHDGHDQFFRLEKGKGVIIIDGTPSKIKAGTGIIVPAGARHNLKNTGKKFLRLYTIYGPPEHRDRVIHTTIADVAEEHFDGKTSE, translated from the coding sequence GTGAAGGGTTTTATCGATGACATTGAGGCCCAAACCGAGGGCAATCATGATTTTCGCCGGGTTCTCTATACGGGAAAACATATTCAGCTTGTGCTGATGACGCTGGCCCCTGGCGAGGAGATTGGCGAAGAGGTCCACGACGGTCATGACCAGTTCTTTCGTCTGGAAAAAGGCAAAGGCGTCATCATCATCGATGGCACTCCAAGCAAGATCAAGGCGGGAACCGGCATCATTGTCCCTGCAGGCGCGAGGCACAATCTGAAAAATACCGGAAAGAAGTTCCTCAGGCTCTACACAATCTATGGGCCGCCTGAGCATCGCGACAGGGTGATCCACACGACCATCGCCGATGTTGCGGAGGAACATTTCGATGGGAAGACCTCGGAATAG
- a CDS encoding Hsp20/alpha crystallin family protein, which translates to MNDATKAVAKPTTAARMPAFDVGPVGWLRSEIDRLFEDFGRPSRSAFNFAMPKAMPVPALEMADDGKAYKLTAELPGLTEKDVEISIADGVLSITGEKKEETERKEEGYLLSERRYGSFSRQVALPQDADEGAISAKFKNGILSIAIGKNEAAKPQSRKIAIEA; encoded by the coding sequence ATGAATGATGCAACCAAGGCTGTTGCGAAGCCAACAACCGCAGCAAGAATGCCTGCCTTTGATGTTGGCCCCGTCGGTTGGCTGCGAAGCGAAATCGACCGACTTTTTGAGGATTTCGGTCGTCCTTCGCGAAGTGCATTCAATTTCGCGATGCCCAAGGCTATGCCGGTACCTGCCCTTGAAATGGCCGACGATGGAAAGGCATACAAGCTTACTGCCGAACTTCCCGGTTTAACTGAAAAGGACGTCGAAATCAGTATAGCGGATGGCGTGCTCTCCATCACCGGCGAAAAAAAGGAAGAAACCGAGCGAAAGGAAGAGGGCTATCTGCTGAGCGAGCGGCGCTATGGCTCATTCAGTCGTCAAGTGGCGCTGCCCCAAGATGCAGATGAAGGCGCAATCTCTGCGAAGTTCAAGAATGGCATACTCTCCATAGCGATAGGCAAGAATGAAGCTGCCAAGCCGCAGAGCAGGAAGATCGCCATCGAAGCCTAA
- a CDS encoding ABC transporter ATP-binding protein, whose amino-acid sequence MPAPEIGQAANEQNVASEPIYRIEDLAKRYGEGDNAVHALRGVTLDIARGSMIVLLGPSGSGKSTFLNIVGGLDRPSDGHVWFDNSDLAACSDRELTEYRRKNIGFVFQFYNLIPSLTARENVALITEIAENPMDPAEALSLVGLESRIDHFPSQLSGGEQQRVAIARAIAKRPDVLLCDEPTGALDSLTGKLVLSALDTINRSLGTTTMVITHNAVIAGMADEVLAFADGRLSEAHKNPLRKLPAELWW is encoded by the coding sequence ATGCCGGCTCCTGAAATTGGGCAAGCGGCGAATGAACAGAATGTAGCCTCAGAACCGATCTATCGCATTGAAGATCTGGCCAAGCGCTATGGTGAAGGGGACAACGCTGTCCATGCGTTGCGTGGCGTGACTCTGGACATCGCGCGCGGATCAATGATCGTCCTGTTGGGACCCTCTGGCTCTGGAAAGTCGACATTCCTCAACATCGTCGGCGGTCTCGATCGCCCGAGCGACGGTCATGTCTGGTTCGACAATTCAGACCTCGCCGCTTGCAGTGATCGGGAACTTACAGAATATCGCCGAAAGAATATCGGCTTTGTTTTCCAGTTCTACAATCTCATTCCTTCGCTGACAGCGCGAGAAAACGTGGCTCTGATCACGGAAATTGCTGAAAACCCCATGGATCCCGCAGAAGCGCTTTCACTGGTCGGACTGGAGTCACGGATCGACCATTTTCCCTCTCAGCTTTCAGGCGGGGAACAGCAACGTGTTGCGATTGCCCGTGCGATCGCGAAGCGACCTGATGTCCTTTTGTGCGATGAGCCGACCGGAGCGCTTGACAGCCTCACGGGGAAGCTGGTGCTTTCTGCGCTGGACACCATCAATCGTTCACTTGGAACGACAACGATGGTCATCACCCACAATGCCGTGATCGCAGGCATGGCAGACGAAGTGCTGGCCTTTGCCGATGGCCGGCTTTCCGAAGCTCACAAGAATCCCTTGCGCAAACTCCCTGCCGAGCTTTGGTGGTGA
- a CDS encoding host attachment protein — protein sequence MLVAHNCLVLVADGGSYTLYRNRGHGLAVELETLVTENQKVPDTADLGTDRPGRSFSSSGSRRSNYQVPDYHQRAEDEFMKKAAAMVTERLGKAPDATLVIVAAPKSMSALRKAFGDAVRSRIIAEIAKDYADRPSADIEELLVRS from the coding sequence ATGCTCGTTGCTCACAACTGCCTCGTTCTCGTGGCCGATGGCGGCTCTTACACCCTGTACCGGAATCGCGGTCATGGACTTGCGGTCGAATTGGAAACGCTTGTTACCGAGAACCAGAAAGTTCCGGATACGGCTGACTTGGGGACGGACCGCCCCGGACGCTCCTTTTCGAGCAGCGGTTCGCGCCGAAGCAATTATCAGGTGCCGGATTATCATCAGCGCGCAGAAGATGAGTTCATGAAAAAGGCTGCAGCCATGGTCACCGAGAGATTGGGCAAAGCGCCGGATGCTACCCTCGTCATCGTCGCTGCTCCAAAATCAATGAGCGCGCTCAGAAAGGCATTTGGTGACGCGGTACGAAGCCGGATCATTGCTGAAATTGCAAAAGATTATGCCGATCGGCCCTCAGCGGACATAGAGGAACTTCTGGTGCGGAGTTAG
- a CDS encoding FtsX-like permease family protein, which translates to MTAVRMLDRKLLRDLWRLRAQSLAIALIIAAGIGMVIMSMGMIRSLDETRLAYYDRYRFADVFAPVSRAPEALADQARAISGVSVVESRLTTIATINIPGVAEPVAARVHSVPMQGQPGLNRLVLRSGRWLNPLRSNEVLVSEQFFKAARLKLGNVLLTQIRGKRIPLRIVGTVLSPEYVYSIAPGQIFPDNSRFGVMWMAREPLAAALDMHGAFNDLLLKLQRGADQGEVIRRLDLLLGRFGGVAAYGREQHISDRFVLNELDQLRTMTGFLPPVFLGVAVFLLNIVLGRLVETEREVIGLLKAFGYRNWTIAAHYMELACLLSLLGLVLGAGLGTWLGHGTATMYQEFFVFPFLQFSSGLDVYAIALFAAVGAVLLGSATAVRRAIRLSPAEAMRPPKPQSYGGFVANWLAKARRLDEPTRIILRDLARQPVRSGLTVVGIAFALALYITSAGSTDNVEKMIDLAFGQAERQDLTVTFAEPRDRRVLFELAAIPGVRRVEAGRSTAARLRIGKSVERQAISGVPAETDLSRMIDLRGRPVAPPEFGMLIASSLADKLGVGRGAMLDIQVSEGRQARFPIEVTGVVESPVGSPAYMSLAALNRLLHEGQTVSSAALAVDPEQLEQVYARLKASPMVAGVASRNAALSGIRITISRNMGLVSLFISGFAMMLVFGVVYNAGRIMLSERARDLASLRVLGYRQSEVSYVLLGALAILMLLALPIGSAMGVALSRALMQSFSNDLFTIPFGMRAATIAKGWLVVLAATVATMMLIKVRVDRLDLVEVLKTRE; encoded by the coding sequence GTGACGGCCGTGCGGATGCTTGACAGGAAATTGTTGAGGGATCTGTGGCGATTGCGCGCTCAATCGCTGGCAATCGCGCTCATCATTGCCGCAGGCATCGGTATGGTCATCATGTCGATGGGCATGATCCGATCACTCGATGAAACGCGTCTCGCCTATTATGACCGTTATCGGTTCGCGGATGTGTTTGCACCGGTAAGCCGTGCTCCAGAGGCCCTTGCCGATCAGGCCCGCGCAATTTCGGGCGTTTCTGTGGTGGAAAGCCGGCTGACAACAATTGCCACGATCAATATCCCCGGGGTTGCAGAGCCTGTCGCTGCGCGCGTGCACTCTGTCCCGATGCAGGGGCAACCGGGCCTGAACAGACTCGTGCTCCGTTCGGGGCGGTGGCTCAACCCGCTGCGATCGAACGAAGTGCTGGTAAGTGAACAGTTCTTCAAGGCCGCCAGACTGAAACTGGGCAATGTCCTTTTGACGCAGATACGGGGAAAACGCATTCCGCTGCGCATCGTGGGGACCGTGCTTTCGCCTGAATATGTCTATTCGATTGCGCCAGGCCAGATCTTTCCCGACAACAGCCGCTTCGGTGTCATGTGGATGGCGCGGGAGCCGCTGGCTGCAGCACTCGACATGCACGGTGCCTTTAACGATCTGCTCTTGAAACTGCAGCGCGGCGCCGATCAGGGCGAAGTCATCCGCCGGCTCGATCTACTGTTGGGACGTTTTGGCGGCGTTGCAGCTTATGGTCGGGAACAGCACATCTCTGACCGGTTCGTTCTCAATGAACTTGACCAATTGCGGACGATGACGGGTTTTCTGCCGCCCGTATTCCTGGGCGTCGCGGTCTTCCTGCTCAACATTGTCTTGGGGCGGCTGGTTGAAACAGAGCGGGAAGTGATCGGGCTGTTGAAGGCATTCGGCTACCGAAACTGGACGATTGCCGCACACTATATGGAACTTGCCTGCCTCCTATCGCTTCTGGGGTTGGTATTGGGGGCTGGTCTTGGAACCTGGCTCGGCCATGGCACAGCGACCATGTATCAGGAATTCTTTGTCTTTCCGTTCCTTCAGTTCAGCAGCGGCCTGGATGTCTATGCCATTGCACTGTTTGCTGCGGTCGGCGCTGTGTTGCTTGGGTCTGCAACTGCCGTCAGACGAGCAATCAGACTTTCCCCTGCCGAAGCCATGCGACCGCCAAAACCGCAATCCTATGGCGGTTTCGTCGCAAACTGGCTTGCCAAGGCGCGGCGGCTTGACGAACCGACACGCATCATCCTGCGAGATCTGGCACGCCAACCCGTTCGGTCCGGACTGACGGTTGTCGGAATCGCGTTCGCACTTGCGCTGTACATCACGTCTGCCGGATCGACGGACAATGTCGAAAAGATGATCGATCTCGCCTTTGGACAGGCCGAGCGGCAGGATTTGACTGTAACGTTTGCCGAACCTCGCGATCGAAGGGTCCTCTTTGAGCTCGCTGCCATTCCGGGCGTCCGCAGAGTAGAAGCAGGTCGATCAACCGCTGCTCGATTGCGCATTGGCAAGTCCGTTGAAAGGCAGGCGATTTCGGGCGTACCTGCAGAAACGGATCTAAGCCGCATGATCGATCTTCGCGGCAGGCCCGTCGCTCCCCCCGAGTTTGGCATGCTGATCGCCTCATCACTTGCGGACAAGCTCGGGGTCGGACGCGGTGCCATGCTCGATATCCAGGTTTCCGAAGGTCGGCAGGCTCGTTTTCCGATTGAAGTCACGGGCGTCGTCGAAAGTCCGGTTGGTTCTCCTGCCTATATGTCGCTCGCTGCGCTGAACCGTCTTCTCCACGAAGGCCAGACTGTTTCGTCCGCTGCACTGGCAGTTGACCCTGAGCAGCTGGAACAGGTCTATGCGCGACTGAAGGCCAGTCCGATGGTCGCAGGAGTTGCATCGCGCAATGCAGCACTCTCCGGGATCAGAATCACGATTTCGCGCAACATGGGCTTGGTCTCTCTCTTCATCTCCGGCTTTGCGATGATGCTGGTTTTTGGTGTCGTATATAATGCCGGGCGGATCATGCTTTCAGAGCGTGCCCGCGATTTGGCCTCACTGCGCGTCCTTGGATATCGGCAGAGCGAAGTGTCTTATGTGTTGCTCGGCGCACTTGCCATACTCATGCTGTTGGCATTGCCAATCGGGTCGGCGATGGGCGTCGCTCTTTCGCGTGCGCTGATGCAGAGCTTTAGCAACGATCTCTTTACGATCCCGTTCGGAATGCGAGCGGCAACGATCGCAAAAGGCTGGCTAGTCGTGCTTGCGGCAACGGTTGCGACAATGATGTTGATCAAGGTCCGTGTGGATCGCCTCGACCTTGTCGAGGTGCTCAAGACGAGGGAGTAA
- a CDS encoding amidohydrolase: MAYRDSRPAFNFQRRSILRAGTLGALAFTSAGRALAASHAEPDLLVFNAKVHTVDPGLPEAQAVAIAGDRILAVGTDAEIRALATPRTRLLDARGMALLPGFIDCHLHPVGEVLLNDVLVGNPYDVEFVSIDTIVARLRERASRTPPGEWIRGYFFDDTKVTDKRSLTRADLDRVSTRHPVFVQHRGGHSMFFNSAAFALAGITRDTPDPAGGTIGRNAKGEPDGRVTDNAMDLFYRDSVRPPIEVAPSLECAIEAAAFMSQQFVRYGLTSVHHSGGSFAALRAIRAQGKLVHRANYESEPAMVDSLIAAGIGTGFGDEWLRIGTTAEHMADGSFSERTMALSHPYRGSKPPYSGNIAESQDAADAWVERMLKSGMRPNIHANGDVGIDRALKAYERSAALIAQTGLRPKITHCTYVNPDLIRRIKAIGATPQPFTSYLYYNSDKFAFYGEEMMRSCLAFRDFLDAGIPVAAGSDFSPGPFAPLLGIQGMVTRTGWDGKTWGANQRVTVAEAIRIYTLHGAMASDEGHLKGSITPGKLADFVLLEEDPHEVAQDRIRQIKVAATYTGGKEVFRG; encoded by the coding sequence ATGGCTTATCGCGACTCTCGCCCTGCATTCAATTTTCAACGTCGAAGCATATTGCGGGCGGGGACCTTGGGCGCGCTTGCCTTCACTTCCGCTGGTCGAGCCCTTGCCGCGTCCCATGCAGAACCGGACCTGCTGGTCTTTAACGCCAAGGTCCACACAGTCGATCCGGGTCTGCCGGAGGCCCAGGCCGTCGCAATCGCGGGCGACCGAATTCTTGCCGTCGGCACCGATGCCGAAATCCGGGCCCTTGCGACCCCGCGGACGAGACTGCTCGATGCCAGGGGAATGGCCCTGTTGCCGGGCTTTATCGACTGCCACCTCCACCCCGTTGGCGAAGTCCTGCTCAACGACGTTCTTGTGGGCAATCCCTACGACGTCGAATTTGTTTCGATCGACACGATTGTCGCGCGTCTGCGCGAGCGCGCCAGTCGTACGCCCCCGGGGGAATGGATCCGCGGCTATTTCTTTGATGATACCAAAGTCACTGACAAGCGCAGCCTGACCCGCGCAGACCTTGACCGGGTGTCGACCCGGCATCCCGTGTTTGTCCAGCATCGTGGCGGACATTCGATGTTCTTCAACTCCGCTGCCTTTGCTCTTGCCGGGATAACCCGAGACACGCCCGATCCGGCAGGCGGGACCATCGGGCGCAATGCCAAGGGGGAGCCTGACGGGCGTGTGACCGATAATGCGATGGACCTGTTCTACAGGGACAGCGTCAGACCACCGATCGAAGTGGCTCCAAGCCTTGAATGCGCGATTGAGGCAGCCGCCTTCATGTCGCAGCAGTTCGTGCGCTACGGCCTGACCAGCGTGCACCATTCGGGCGGCAGCTTTGCCGCTCTCCGGGCAATCCGCGCGCAGGGAAAGCTGGTCCACCGGGCCAATTATGAGAGCGAACCCGCCATGGTCGACAGCCTGATCGCGGCCGGCATCGGTACCGGTTTCGGCGACGAATGGCTGCGCATCGGTACCACCGCCGAACACATGGCTGACGGATCCTTCTCTGAGCGCACCATGGCCTTGAGCCACCCCTATCGTGGCTCCAAGCCGCCTTACTCGGGTAATATTGCTGAAAGCCAGGATGCAGCCGATGCCTGGGTGGAGCGCATGCTCAAATCTGGCATGCGTCCCAACATCCATGCCAATGGCGATGTGGGGATCGATCGGGCACTCAAGGCCTATGAGCGTTCCGCTGCGCTGATTGCGCAGACCGGTCTCAGGCCCAAGATCACGCATTGCACATACGTCAATCCCGACCTGATACGCCGGATCAAGGCGATCGGCGCCACGCCGCAGCCGTTTACCAGCTATCTCTACTACAATTCCGACAAGTTCGCTTTTTATGGCGAAGAGATGATGCGCAGTTGCCTCGCATTCCGGGACTTCCTCGATGCGGGCATTCCGGTCGCGGCGGGTTCGGATTTCTCCCCCGGGCCCTTCGCTCCGCTGCTCGGCATTCAGGGCATGGTCACGCGCACGGGCTGGGATGGCAAGACCTGGGGCGCAAACCAGCGCGTCACTGTCGCAGAGGCGATCCGGATCTACACGCTGCACGGCGCGATGGCCTCGGACGAAGGCCATCTGAAGGGGTCGATCACGCCTGGCAAACTTGCTGATTTTGTCCTGCTTGAGGAAGACCCGCACGAGGTCGCCCAGGACCGCATTCGTCAGATCAAGGTTGCTGCGACCTATACCGGCGGCAAAGAGGTTTTTCGCGGCTGA
- a CDS encoding CHAD domain-containing protein — protein MGRPRNSARTVKETEIKLITDSDSLAELKRNPNLRGREASQSLVTTYFDTRDRRLAKAGVRLRLRTGHGKVEQTIKTNARDGPSFAVQLEKTCLLDRPKLDIKAFPKSNRESLETLAGGEDLREIATTKVERLQRTLERNGARIELAFDFGTIEAAGHSKNISELELELKRGNLATLLQFIRDLPPGFKLAWSSSSKCARAFDLADGLEMAASKAVPVSLKSDMLVRTAFQAIAWNCLGHLINNYLVVIDQRDAEAVHQCRVALRRLRVAASIFGRVINERPGATLRAQWKAVAESLGQARIIDVLLETITSGTPKESGDANLVLSLLKRVRDQRYGEIGALLGSRSFQDMLLCTGIWIETNGVAGSAATEKERALSKFAAESLQTLRSRVEKDCRRVSKLGNRRRHRLRIRLKSYRYGTEFFSSLFQTPQSRRHLETLLDAQEKLQDRLGELNDLSVFGRCKHIDLSPLNAIDQATVRSYLKRMNRSQRSSVDNLRARTVHAGRKLTRLEQFKWHDLAQLRKKNQ, from the coding sequence ATGGGAAGACCTCGGAATAGTGCAAGGACCGTCAAGGAAACCGAAATCAAGTTGATAACGGATTCGGATTCGCTCGCTGAATTGAAACGGAATCCGAATCTGAGAGGGCGGGAGGCTTCCCAATCTCTGGTTACGACCTACTTCGACACTCGCGACAGGCGTCTGGCCAAGGCCGGTGTCAGACTGAGGCTGCGCACCGGACACGGGAAGGTTGAGCAGACCATCAAAACCAATGCCAGGGACGGCCCATCATTTGCTGTCCAGCTTGAAAAGACCTGCCTCCTCGACCGACCAAAGTTGGACATCAAGGCGTTTCCAAAAAGCAACCGCGAGAGCCTGGAAACTTTGGCAGGAGGTGAAGATCTAAGAGAGATTGCGACCACAAAGGTCGAGCGTCTCCAACGTACCTTGGAACGCAATGGTGCAAGAATTGAGTTGGCATTTGATTTCGGGACAATCGAGGCAGCAGGCCATTCCAAAAATATTTCTGAACTGGAACTTGAGCTCAAGCGGGGAAACCTGGCCACGCTGCTCCAGTTTATCCGGGACCTGCCCCCGGGTTTCAAGCTGGCCTGGTCGTCGAGCAGCAAGTGCGCGCGGGCATTCGATCTTGCTGACGGACTCGAAATGGCCGCGTCGAAGGCAGTACCCGTATCGCTGAAAAGTGACATGCTGGTCAGGACCGCATTTCAGGCTATTGCATGGAATTGTCTGGGCCACCTTATAAACAACTATCTTGTGGTCATCGATCAACGCGATGCAGAAGCCGTGCATCAATGTCGCGTCGCGCTACGGCGACTGCGCGTTGCGGCTTCAATTTTTGGTCGTGTCATCAATGAAAGACCGGGGGCCACCTTGCGTGCTCAGTGGAAGGCCGTCGCAGAGTCCCTCGGCCAGGCCCGGATCATTGACGTCTTGTTGGAGACCATAACGTCTGGGACCCCCAAAGAATCCGGTGACGCCAATCTGGTGCTCTCGCTCCTCAAGCGCGTGCGTGACCAGCGTTATGGCGAGATAGGAGCCTTATTGGGCAGCCGCTCCTTTCAGGATATGCTCTTGTGCACTGGCATCTGGATCGAGACCAACGGCGTGGCCGGCTCGGCTGCGACGGAAAAGGAACGCGCGCTCTCAAAATTTGCTGCAGAATCATTGCAGACATTGCGCAGCCGAGTGGAAAAAGATTGCCGGCGCGTCTCGAAACTCGGCAACCGCCGGCGGCATCGTTTGCGAATTCGCCTGAAGAGCTACCGATATGGCACCGAGTTCTTCTCTTCGCTCTTCCAGACTCCTCAGAGCAGACGTCATCTGGAAACACTTCTGGACGCGCAGGAAAAACTGCAGGATCGACTGGGCGAACTCAACGATCTCTCTGTCTTTGGACGTTGCAAGCACATCGACTTGTCGCCGTTGAACGCAATCGATCAGGCAACCGTGCGCTCATATTTGAAACGCATGAATCGATCGCAGCGCAGCAGCGTGGATAATCTGCGCGCGCGCACGGTTCACGCGGGCCGCAAGCTTACAAGGCTCGAACAATTCAAATGGCATGATCTCGCCCAGCTTCGGAAAAAGAATCAATGA
- a CDS encoding phytase, translating to MVSLARTLLTPAFCAAMAGAAAPKASSDGTIAEVFARRETETLSRSHGDDADDIAIWIDHQDPSRSLIVGTNKKLGLTLFDLEGHIRAFVEAGKINNVDLRNDIIVDGERRTVVAASDGNDKAAMISLYLLDTSTPNLIPIGRVPGGDERAYGFCLYQHEGKLWAFNVFRNGAIEQVSLDLATKEIRAKAVRTLKLKSNAEGCVADDRTKSIYVAERDTAIWRWGADPDASSTPTLIASADKSRLVPDIEGLAIAAYGNDGGYLVASSQGSDSYVLYRLDDNSFAGRFRIADGGLDGTSHTDGIELVIGDFGPNFPGGLFVAQDNDNRPNPQNFKLLAWTDIANALHISPNANARGDPAEPGAH from the coding sequence ATGGTTTCATTGGCACGCACACTGCTGACGCCTGCCTTCTGCGCAGCAATGGCGGGCGCGGCTGCCCCAAAAGCAAGTTCGGATGGCACAATCGCCGAAGTATTTGCGCGGCGAGAAACGGAAACCCTGAGCCGCAGCCATGGTGACGATGCCGACGACATAGCAATCTGGATTGACCACCAAGACCCTTCAAGAAGCTTGATCGTGGGGACGAACAAGAAGTTGGGCCTCACTTTGTTCGACCTCGAGGGTCATATCCGCGCATTTGTCGAAGCAGGAAAAATCAACAACGTGGATTTGCGCAATGACATCATTGTGGATGGCGAACGACGAACAGTGGTTGCGGCGTCGGACGGCAATGACAAGGCTGCAATGATTTCACTTTATTTGCTCGATACGAGCACGCCTAATCTCATACCAATTGGCCGGGTTCCGGGTGGAGACGAGAGAGCATATGGCTTTTGCCTCTATCAACATGAGGGCAAGCTTTGGGCATTCAATGTGTTCCGAAACGGAGCCATCGAACAGGTTTCACTGGACCTTGCAACCAAAGAAATCCGAGCCAAAGCGGTTCGAACGCTGAAGCTGAAAAGCAATGCCGAAGGTTGCGTTGCTGATGACCGGACGAAGAGTATCTATGTAGCCGAACGGGATACCGCAATCTGGCGCTGGGGCGCGGACCCCGATGCTTCGAGCACGCCGACCCTGATTGCAAGCGCCGACAAGTCCCGCCTCGTACCCGATATCGAGGGGCTGGCCATCGCAGCTTATGGAAATGATGGAGGATATCTGGTCGCCTCCAGTCAGGGGTCGGATAGCTATGTGCTTTATCGACTGGATGACAACAGTTTCGCGGGCAGGTTCCGAATCGCAGACGGAGGACTTGATGGTACCAGTCACACAGATGGTATCGAACTGGTGATAGGCGACTTCGGTCCAAACTTTCCAGGCGGGCTTTTTGTTGCGCAGGATAACGATAACCGTCCCAATCCGCAGAATTTCAAGCTTCTGGCTTGGACTGATATTGCCAATGCGCTCCACATCTCCCCGAACGCAAATGCAAGGGGTGATCCTGCCGAACCCGGCGCTCATTGA
- a CDS encoding efflux RND transporter periplasmic adaptor subunit — translation MAGKHRIGPFIIAGLVLLALAGAAFVALRNPAVPVDLGMVARRPMQVTIDDEAEARAHDLYVVSAPINGRLLRVDLEPGDRLIAGKTVVARLMPANPDFLNARTGGEARARVRSLEAMAAATAARIPQAIAERDLAQRNLARDEALLKRGFLPQADLDRARMARDHADALVLEVRRAADAARYDLAAARAALTDPATIDPGKGGVFTLLSPVSGRVLRIPQKSEAVVAAGTPLVEIGDPSKLELVTDLLSADAVRIKPGFAATLEQWGGNHPIHARVRLVEPYGFTKISALGVEEQRVNVVLDFAGPATERQGLGHGYRGVVRIVTWSAPDVLTVPASALFRDGNDWALFVTQEGRARLTHVKIGKVNADLAELLTPLRPGLMVVLHPGDRVADGVRINRRGN, via the coding sequence ATGGCAGGGAAGCACCGAATCGGTCCATTTATCATCGCCGGCCTGGTCCTGCTTGCATTGGCGGGTGCCGCCTTTGTGGCGTTGCGCAATCCAGCGGTTCCGGTCGATCTGGGTATGGTTGCACGACGCCCGATGCAGGTCACGATTGACGATGAAGCCGAAGCCCGGGCCCATGATCTCTACGTCGTATCGGCCCCAATCAATGGGCGCCTCTTGCGTGTCGATCTTGAACCCGGAGACAGGCTGATTGCCGGGAAAACGGTTGTGGCCCGGCTGATGCCCGCCAACCCTGACTTTCTCAATGCTAGAACGGGAGGGGAAGCCCGCGCGCGCGTCCGATCCCTTGAAGCGATGGCGGCCGCAACGGCAGCCCGCATCCCACAGGCGATTGCTGAGCGAGACCTCGCGCAGCGCAATCTCGCGCGTGACGAGGCCTTGCTCAAGCGCGGTTTCCTGCCGCAAGCAGACCTCGATCGTGCACGGATGGCGCGCGACCATGCCGATGCACTTGTCCTGGAAGTCCGGCGCGCGGCTGATGCGGCGCGCTATGACCTTGCTGCTGCGCGCGCGGCATTGACCGATCCGGCCACCATTGACCCTGGAAAAGGAGGCGTGTTTACGCTCCTCTCTCCTGTCAGTGGTCGGGTGCTCCGCATACCGCAGAAGAGCGAGGCGGTGGTTGCAGCAGGAACGCCGCTCGTCGAAATCGGCGATCCTTCCAAACTGGAACTGGTCACTGACTTGCTGTCTGCAGATGCGGTGCGCATCAAGCCCGGGTTCGCAGCGACGCTGGAGCAATGGGGTGGAAACCATCCGATCCACGCACGGGTGCGGCTTGTCGAACCCTATGGCTTCACGAAGATTTCTGCGCTCGGCGTAGAAGAGCAGCGCGTCAATGTCGTGCTCGATTTCGCAGGTCCTGCGACGGAACGCCAAGGACTCGGCCATGGCTATCGCGGGGTGGTTCGCATTGTCACATGGTCCGCACCCGATGTGTTGACGGTACCAGCCAGCGCCTTGTTTCGCGACGGAAATGACTGGGCCCTTTTCGTCACACAGGAGGGACGAGCCAGGCTTACGCACGTGAAGATTGGAAAGGTCAACGCCGACCTGGCCGAACTGCTGACACCGTTACGTCCCGGCCTCATGGTTGTCCTCCATCCAGGCGACCGTGTTGCCGACGGCGTGCGCATAAACCGGCGCGGAAATTGA